From Alosa sapidissima isolate fAloSap1 chromosome 7, fAloSap1.pri, whole genome shotgun sequence, the proteins below share one genomic window:
- the LOC121713928 gene encoding uncharacterized protein LOC121713928 isoform X3, producing the protein MCLTLSPVTYNSRGQRLILLDSRGCSSWSLARHINSLRRELTFPKFQFNILIKILFCKEFNVYFGLGKDRSLRVYNWNFEETQRACTDDSYVVSHLLFNPVLNEVITGGDCVRFWSYRRVETNKLNFLPMSNYRLVLRHEFRLEEARRCTHMELDVPQQRLYFFSHVNILCYDMTGTIMARLRNTHSGMVLASVFSPYARMLLTADIEIKAWSETGHLLHVFHGHNRPITSLILHPTTPAIFISASFDCSIRLWCLNSLSQIISIPCLEGVVGLGLTEENLMFSWSLRTVQLYHLNHFLDFWGYLRYPALSFKLCKAPGKTNQLLTLGDGNSLHIFSCSTGKKLCLMPPHPFLSPLKELPSFAYDRQNGLIALLLSSWEIWMYTARTDPACRVAELDGREFQTPNRAGRSLQRLDEIIHLPKTNAVVESCTSLSFLNSVIYYQTIEGPVCANATSFLLCGMADGRILFMDIAIRNLMYYELKVHKDPVVWLCHDTEQNCLMIMCEEVDRLFQAWSLPQLETLYQICVPSSITAFTWMEDLFFVGFRTGAVRLVSMADSGDGKGNPRRWDQLPGSHTADGGTEFNPYLTQDHKGAVLSVDSSSSLQLFLSCGSDTLIKLWDRRRTLLAEVQLDSSLSCACFLNPSGDLLVGFRLHLYKLPHRHLFSSTSGHMQSSVSQASLTDSFVYERPELTFDGRHDDPINMESYIEPYKGFDFSVPPPDEASCKADEEDLESEWEVPHAPSLTYQSLESCVSIYSAASSQSLFLTPGQSLTDIDKLLGKECIQIEELEGPSSCLSPIDASSRSQTKSVGLWDMSTILGAWPTGSPDVMDLTQQTSLGTSQTKTSPPPDMDNPPGDQGLPVSRFANIRISISAMKAQAEPQVNKSEKDPPPSPPPPSSPSCPAPPPPPPSPPPPPSSPPPSPPPPMSTPPKAIELEKQVTCLPTEKSGAISIAPSAKKQVSNYKRSVSKPTPSTTKAVRKAFHIKTTAAQRPAKAPKQTQEPQRPGNGPVDRSSKQKDILRDRVDGEVRKAAPISRMQKKVVDSASPPPRPCPDAQAQQESNSALGVCAVADYSRGEVRAPEEQADAAGASLLMVKRKRSQCSNVTLTDATPKQHTEYQGKDEEKRGGGEDSCEPIGMTGQESSDRFSDLYAEPTVRKPGPEECTKEREKISQVDVTLGWRGSAKARLYRGEKAQQEDDSDEESSSSSSSSSSRSSSVLRGGGDDDDDDDDDDDDGVRSEEADEGEAKSVQPKCDSSLVRPVSEFSRTPHDLSSVRKEILAKIFSKSSMSGNHENGQFSRRSSTKFGSWVSHTDIRDLDNDVAADVNSSKQASNEPVQQISTDDQKRLRRKKRLNESAENWINQELLRQLYLQRVRRERQCQVQEKRADLEKKRLQRLVKQPYHAFCGNSNTGPDGPARHGFSGQQGVCSIGQQPCGQGLGQGLPGSSGAALHQRAHTHTQGLETDQPYRLQMPSVSQTCDDSTRQSTKNQNRVLPLRPHSSASIPSKGHFMLTHSLHVPVSHPPSQLKERLLRTRFPKHHRALSAKGIIPSPLHTMH; encoded by the exons ATGTGCCTGACTCTTTCCCCAGtgacctacaacagcagagggcAGAGGCTTATCCTCCTGGACTCAAGGGGTTGCTCAAGCTGGTCACTGGCTCGCCATATTAATTCAT TACGCAGGGAGTTGACATTCCCAAAGTTCCAGTTCAACATCCTCATCAAAATCCTCTTCTGCAAGGAATTCAATGTGTATTTTGGCTTGGGAAAGGACCGCTCACTGAGG GTATATAACTGGAATTTTGAGGAGACACAAAGAGCTTGCACAGATGATAGCTATGTGGTCTCTCACCTTCTGTTCAATCCTGTGCTGAATGAAGTAATCACTGGTGGCGACTGTGTGCGG TTCTGGAGCTACAGACGTGTGGAGACTAACAAATTAAATTTCCTCCCCATGTCCAATTATCGCCTCGTTCTCAG GCACGAGTTTCGTCTGGAGGAGGCACGACGGTGCACCCATATGGAGCTGGATGTGCcacagcagcgcctctacttttTCTCCCACGTGAACATCCTGTGCTATGATATGACGGGCACCATAATGGCGCGGCTCAGGAACACCCACAGTGGCATGGTGCTGGCCTCAGTGTTCTCTCCTTATGCCAGGATGCTGCTGACGGCCGACATAGAGA TCAAAGCCTGGAGTGAGACAGGTCATCTCCTGCACGTGTTCCATGGACATAACCGGCCAATCACCAGTCTCATCCTGCATCCTACCACACCAGCAATCTTCATCTCAGCCTCTTTTGATTGCAGTATTCGTCTCTGGTgcctcaactctctctcccagATCATAAG CATTCCATGTTTAGAGGGAGTGGTAGGACTTGGACTGACTGAAGAGAACCTGATGTTCTCATGGTCTCTcaggactgtgcagctctaccACCTCAACCACTTCCTTGACTTCTGGGGCTACCTCCGCTATCCAGCCCTGTCCTTTAAGCTATGCAAGGCTCCGGGCAAGACCAACCAACTTCTCACATTAGGAGATGGCAACAG TCTGCACATCTTCTCCTGTTCCACTGGGAAGAAGCTTTGCCTGATGCCCCCTCACCCATTCCTCTCACCCCTGAAAGAGTTGCCTAGCTTTGCCTATGACCGTCAGAATGGCCTCATTGCTTTGCTGCTAAGTTCCTGGGAGATCTGGATGTATACAGCCAG AACAGACCCTGCATGCAGAGTAGCTGAGTTGGATGGGAGAGAATTCCAAACACCAAACAGAGCTGGGCGGAGTCTACAGCGCCT AGATGAAATTATTCATCTGCCTAAAACCAATGCTGTGGTGGAAAGCTGCACGAGCCTGAGCTTCCTTAACTCTGTCATCTACTACCAGACAATAGAGGGGCCTGTCTGTGCAAACGCTACTAGCTTCCTGCTGTGCGGCATGGCG GATGGACGCATACTCTTCATGGATATAGCCATACGTAATTTGATGTACTATGAGCTAAAAGTCCACAAAGATCCT GTAGTGTGGCTGTGTCATGACACAGAGCAGAACTGCCTGATGATCATGTGTGAGGAGGTGGACAGACTGTTCCAGGCCTGGAGTTTGCCGCAACTGGAGACTCTATACCAGATATGTGTTCCCAGCAGTATCACAGCATTCACCTGGATG GAAGACCTGTTCTTTGTGGGCTTTCGCACAGGAGCAGTGAGACTGGTCAGCATGGCAGATTCAGGAGATGGGAAAGGGAATCCGAGGAGGTGGGACCAGCTCCCTGGATCACACACTGCAG ATGGTGGGACGGAGTTCAACCCCTACTTGACACAAGACCATAAAGGGGCGGTGCTCTCTGtggactcctcctcctctctacagCTCTTCCTAAGTTGTGG GTCCGACACGCTGATTAAGCTGTGGGACAGACGGCGCACCCTGCTGGCCGAGGTGCAGCTGGACTCCTCGCTGAGCTGTGCGTGTTTCCTCAACCCCAGTGGTGACCTGCTGGTGGGCTTCCGCCTGCACCTCTACAAGCTGCCTCACCGCCACCTCTTCTCCTCTACCAGTGGCCACATGCAGAGCTCAGTCTCCCAGGCCTCCTTGACCG ATTCCTTTGTCTATGAGAGACCAGAATTAACATTTGATGGAAGGCATGACGACCCAATCAACATGGAGAGTTACATT GAGCCATATAAAGGGTTTGACTTCAGTGTCCCTCCACCAGATGAGGCCTCATGTAAGGCTGATGAAGAG GATCTGGAGTCAGAGTGGGAAGTTCCTCATGCCCCATCCCTAACTTACCAGTCCCTGGAGAGTTGTGTCTCGATCTACTCAGCAGCCTCATCCCAAAGCCTGTTCCTTACGCCCGGGCAGTCCCTCACAGACATTGACAAGCTGTTGGGCAAAGAATGCATACAAATCG AAGAACTGGAAGGACCTTCCTCTTGCCTCTCCCCGATCGATGCCTCCTCCAGGAGCCAGACTAAGAGTGTAGGCCTGTGGGACATGTCCACAATTCTGGGAGCTTGGCCCACTGGGTCACCTGATGTGATGGACCTGACTCAACAAACCTCACTTGGAACAAGTCAAACA AAGACATCTCCACCCCCTGACATGGACAACCCCCCTGGAGATCAGGGACTTCCAGTGTCTCGCTTTGCCAATATCCGCATCAGTATTTCTGCCATGAAAGCGCAAGCGGAACCCCAAGTGAATAAAAGTGAAAAGG atcctcctccctctcctcctcctccatcttctccttcttgtcctgctcctcctcctcctcctccctctcctcctcctcctccatcttctcctcctccttctcctcctcctcctatgtCAACTCCGCCTAAAGCCATAGAGCTGGAAAAGCAGGTCACTTGTTTGCCGACTGAAAAATCTGGCGCCATCAGCATTGCTCCCTCTGCTAAAAAACAG GTTTCAAATTACAAGCGCTCAGTATCCAAACCTACCCCCTCAACAACTAAAGCGGTGAGGAAGGCATTTCATATCAAGACAACGGCAGCACAGAGACCAGCTAAAGCGCCCAAGCAAACTCAGGAGCCTCAGAGACCAGGCAATGGGCCCGTGGACAGGTCTTCTAAGCAGAAAGACATTTTG AGGGACAGGGTAGATGGTGAGGTGAGAAAGGCGGCTCCCATTTCACGGATGCAGAAGAAGGTGGTGGATAGCGCCAGCCCTCCGCCCAGACCCTGCCCTGATGCTCAAGCACAGCAGGAGAGCAACTCTGCTCTAG gtgtgtgtgctgtagctgATTACAGCCGGGGGGAGGTGAGGGCGCCAGAGGAGCAGGCTGATGCAGCTGGAGCTTCTCTTTTGATGGTGAAGAGGAAACGGAGTCAGTGTTCCAATGTGACCCTGACTGATGCCACACCAAAGCAACACACCGAGTACCAAGGCAAAgacgaggagaagagaggaggtggtgaagaCTCTTGTGAACCGATAGGAATGACGGGACAGGAGTCTAGTGACCGCTTTAGTGACTTATATGCAGAGCCCACGGTCAGAAAGCCAGGCCCAGAGGAGTGCACAAAGGAGCGGGAAAAGATCAGCCAGGTTGATGTAACTCTGGGGTGGAGAGGTAGCGCAAAAGCGAGGCTCTATAGAGGGGAGAAGGCGCAGCAGGAAGATGACTCTGACgaggagagcagcagcagcagcagcagcagcagcagcaggagcagctcaGTACTTAGGGGTggaggagatgatgatgatgatgatgatgatgatgatgatgatggtgtgagGAGCGAGGAGGCTGACGAGGGGGAGGCCAAATCTGTGCAGCCAAAGTGTGAT TCTTCACTGGTTCGCCCAGTGTCAGAGTTTTCCAGAACCCCTCATGACCTTTCCAGTGTAAGAAAAG AGATTTTGGCTAAAATATTCAGCAAGAGCTCCATGTCAGGAAATCATGAAAATGGGCAGTTTTCTAGGAGAAGCTCTACTAAATTTG GCAGTTGGGTATCACATACGGATATCAGG GATCTTGATAACGATGTTGCAGCGGATGTGAA CTCCTCAAAACAGGCTTCAAATGAACCTGTACAACAAATTTCCACTGACGACCAGAAGAGGTTGCGCAGGAAAAAACGACTCAATGAGAGTGCTGAGAACTGGATCAACCAAGAGCTTCTCCG ACAATTGTATCTACAGAGGGTgcggagagagaggcagtgtcAAGTCCAGGAGAAGAGGGCTGaccttgagaaaaaaagacttcagCGGTTGGTTAAGCAGCCATACCATGCTTTCTGTGGGAATAGCAATACAGGTCCTGATG GACCCGCACGGCATGGCTTTAGTGGTCAGCAGGGGGTCTGCTCAATCGGCCAGCAGCCTTGTGGTCAAGGCTTAGGCCAGGGCCTTCCAGGCAGCAGTGGAGCTGCACTTCACCAGagagctcacactcacactcagggaTTAGAGACAGATCAGCCATACAG ACTCCAGATGCCCAGTGTCTCTCAAACCTGTGATGATTCCACTAGACAGAGCACAAAAAATCAGAACAGAGTTCTACCTCTCAGGCCTCACTCTAGTGCATCCATTCCCAGTAAAGG gcATTTTATGTTGACTCACTCCCTCCATGTCCCAGTCAGTCACCCACCTTCACAGCTAAAGGAGAGACTGCTGAGAACTCGCTTCCCCAAGCATCACAGAGCACTGTCAGCCAAGGGAATAATCCCCAGCCCCCTTCACACCATGCACTAG